In the genome of Paracoccus tegillarcae, one region contains:
- a CDS encoding amidase: protein MHPADLPIPETAAALRRGGLSCRDLIEAHLERIAARDPDLGAFVALDAEGARNAADQADLALRRGEDAGPLHGIPFGVKDLIDVEGADTRCGSRLFADRIADRDAPVVARLRKAGAIPIGQLASYEFALTGPSHDAAYPPAKNPCSHDHITGGSSSGSAAAVAAGLVRMAIGTDTGGSVRSPAAYCGLVGLKPTFGLVPTEGVFPLSPSLDHVGPMTASVTEAALMLDAMAPTAGACAALGAGIQGLRIGYARDWFAHDPEATPDLTRAMDDAVSDLSLLGARIDLITMQDYDIAEAAGAVILHAEALAQHQQGLRQSPDLYGRQARQSLMGGVGLSAEDVARARAVGIRIRAETELLFQDHDVIVTPTTLAPAPPVAALQGDETVWTAMRTLPFNLTGHPAMSLPIGFSGGLPLGMQILARHHAEAMICRVGAAFEAATDHSARSPYLV from the coding sequence ATGCACCCCGCTGACCTGCCTATCCCCGAAACCGCCGCTGCGCTGCGGCGGGGCGGTCTGAGCTGTCGCGATCTGATCGAGGCGCATCTGGAACGCATCGCCGCGCGCGACCCGGATCTGGGCGCGTTCGTTGCGCTGGATGCCGAGGGCGCGCGCAACGCCGCCGATCAGGCCGATCTGGCGTTGCGCCGCGGTGAAGATGCCGGCCCCTTGCACGGCATCCCCTTTGGCGTGAAGGATCTGATCGACGTCGAGGGCGCGGATACCCGCTGCGGCAGCCGCCTGTTCGCGGATCGTATCGCGGATCGGGATGCCCCAGTGGTCGCGCGGCTGCGCAAGGCAGGCGCGATCCCGATCGGCCAGCTTGCAAGCTATGAATTCGCGCTGACCGGACCCAGCCATGATGCCGCCTATCCGCCTGCCAAGAACCCATGTAGCCACGATCACATCACTGGCGGCTCGTCGTCAGGCTCAGCGGCGGCGGTGGCCGCCGGGCTGGTTCGCATGGCGATTGGAACGGATACCGGCGGGTCGGTGCGCAGCCCGGCCGCCTATTGCGGGCTGGTAGGGTTAAAGCCGACCTTTGGGTTGGTGCCGACCGAGGGCGTTTTCCCGCTGTCACCCAGCCTGGATCACGTCGGGCCAATGACCGCCAGCGTGACTGAGGCCGCGCTGATGCTGGACGCGATGGCCCCAACGGCGGGCGCGTGTGCGGCGCTTGGTGCCGGTATCCAGGGGCTGCGCATCGGCTACGCACGCGACTGGTTCGCGCACGACCCAGAGGCCACCCCGGATCTGACGAGGGCAATGGACGACGCCGTATCGGATCTGTCGCTGCTGGGCGCGCGCATCGATCTGATCACCATGCAGGATTATGACATTGCCGAGGCTGCAGGCGCCGTCATCCTGCATGCCGAGGCGCTGGCACAGCATCAGCAGGGATTGCGACAAAGCCCCGATCTTTACGGACGACAGGCGCGGCAATCCCTGATGGGCGGCGTCGGGCTAAGTGCCGAAGACGTGGCACGCGCACGCGCCGTCGGCATTCGCATCCGCGCCGAAACCGAACTGCTGTTTCAGGATCACGATGTGATCGTCACGCCCACGACGCTTGCGCCGGCACCCCCGGTTGCCGCGTTGCAGGGCGATGAAACAGTGTGGACAGCGATGCGCACCCTGCCCTTCAACCTGACCGGCCATCCGGCGATGTCGCTGCCGATCGGCTTTTCGGGCGGCCTGCCCCTGGGGATGCAGATCCTCGCGCGCCACCACGCCGAGGCGATGATCTGCCGTGTCGGCGCGGCCTTTGAGGCCGCCACGGACCATTCGGCACGCAGCCCCTATCTGGTCTGA
- a CDS encoding RraA family protein, translating into MDTDLLKLLKSVDTPTVCNAIEVAQGRRGFDQFTRGTVVCTEPEGGALVGFARTASLSAIAPPTEAPEVIRTRRMDYYRYMAEAAQPSVAVVEDLDYPNAIGAYWGEINTTVHKGFGIAGTLTNGVVRDLGDLPKGYPVIAGSVGPSHGFVHIRSIGQPVRVFGMQVADGDLIHADRHGALVVPPEVIPTLGEAIRRLLETERLVLEPASAPGFDFAAFEAAWTAFEKART; encoded by the coding sequence ATGGACACCGATCTTCTCAAGCTACTGAAATCTGTCGACACGCCGACCGTCTGCAATGCGATAGAGGTCGCGCAGGGGCGGCGCGGCTTTGACCAGTTCACCCGTGGCACGGTCGTCTGCACCGAACCCGAGGGCGGCGCGTTGGTCGGATTTGCCCGCACCGCCAGCCTTTCGGCAATTGCGCCGCCAACCGAGGCGCCAGAGGTGATCCGCACCCGCCGGATGGATTACTACCGCTATATGGCCGAGGCCGCGCAACCGTCTGTCGCGGTGGTCGAGGATCTGGATTATCCCAATGCCATCGGCGCCTATTGGGGCGAGATCAACACGACCGTCCACAAGGGCTTTGGCATCGCCGGCACGCTGACCAATGGTGTCGTGCGCGATCTGGGCGATCTGCCAAAGGGCTATCCGGTGATCGCCGGTTCGGTCGGTCCCAGCCATGGCTTCGTGCATATCCGCAGCATCGGCCAGCCGGTGCGCGTCTTCGGGATGCAGGTTGCAGATGGCGATCTGATCCATGCCGACCGCCACGGTGCACTGGTCGTTCCGCCCGAGGTGATCCCCACACTGGGCGAGGCGATCCGCCGGCTGCTAGAGACAGAGCGGCTGGTCCTTGAACCCGCAAGCGCGCCGGGTTTTGACTTTGCCGCCTTCGAAGCCGCCTGGACCGCCTTTGAAAAGGCGCGGACTTAG